GTCGCACTCTTAATCATACAGAACATTAAATAATGTCCCGTTCACAGAATGTTCTACCGAATCAATTAAAGATATAGTTACGTTACtacataaaatacaatatacgaAACAATATGCTTATGTACTTACCtaagtacatatgtatatatgtaaaatatacaaataatattatAGAGATTGTTATAAATATCTTCAAACGAATTTTTACGAATTGTTTTGTATAGATATATGAAAGTTTtataaacgaaaaataaaagGCCAGTAATTCAAAATAAATAAGTATTTGACTTGACTATTGTTTTGAATTTGAAAGTGCTTTCCTTGATCATTGAAGATTCTGAAGACGAGAGGAGAATGTACCGGGATTGATTGTTAATTTTACTGTCTAGATTCTGGATTTTTATGTTTGCGAAAAATATGGTATAATTCATACGTATCACAGGACAGCAATGAATATGCGGCTTATAAACGGGAACGCATGTGCAACAGCTACCTGTCTACGAAGCACCGAGTCCGAAGAGATAAAAACCTCGGAGCTACCGAGAGCTACCGATGGATCTTTTTCTGTGTTTATACCTATTACTTATTTTTGTTTCAACATTTGTGTTGGCCTAAATCTTTAGCCCAAAAAATAACTTTATTCTATTCTAACCTATCAAAATACCGACATACGAAAAATGCGTACCGCCACCATATGATAGAAACAGTAATCGAAACTAAGAAACTTGGATCATCGTCGTATAGTAGTTTTACAATAAGGAAGCCACTGAGGAAAAACGTTTGATCTAAGTATGAATTGTTTGTTCAACCCTaacattctattttatttatttgcttCTTGTGAAAATCTAATGAAAATTAAGGGTGTGGCTAACCGGTCCTTCCTTTTATTATTCTAGGCTATGTTCCAAATGTAACTTGGTTTTAGGATTCGTCTAAGGTTAGGAGTTTTGCATACtttcgaatattatttttttttctccgtGAACATAATTGATAGTAAAATGCTATTAATACTTTGTTTAAATTTCTTCTTCAATTAAAAAATCTTATGAAAAAGACATTAAAATACCAATCCAGTTTCCATTTAATTTCTCTTCTCCCAAGTtctgtaatttataatttcttggtaattttatatttcaaatttacattCATTTATATTAGACAATAGATAAAATGTCAATTATAAAGTAACATATACTTAGATATATACTGAGACAAtcttttattacaaaaattaatcAATTTTCAGGCTGCTCAAATTCACAGGTCATAATCTATtaaatggaaatatttaacATAACTCCTTATACAtataaagtattaaaaatataatttgagATACTACATACAAGAAAatcattttttatgaaaatacagATACCACAAATCTTAAGCTATATGCATAATTTGTTtccataaatttttatattatacataattgattttaaattattatgtaCATTAGAAGTAATACAATTACTTCTGTtataaaaagaagataaaacaattttttttatatccaGATAATATATATTGGACATAAGCCAGTGATGTCTGTCCCTTCTTCATcgtctaataaaataaatgataataaacCAGGTGGTACAAGTCCAAGTCCTATAGAGGGCATTGAAGGTGTTCCAGGACCTAGTTCTTTAGAACCTATGCATTCTCTATTAGCACAAGATGAAGAATCAGAGGATTACGGGGAAGATGCTGAAGAAGATGAAGATGACAGTAGTGAAGAAGAAAGTGAAGTGAGTTATTTTTATGTGAACTATGCCACATTATAAAAGATTTACACCTCAATACAGCCaggttaatttaattttagatcAGTGATACAGGAATATTTTGCGATGCAGAATGTGAACCTGACCTTGGTAGTAATACATGTTCGCTTTCATCGTCTCAACCACAATCATTTTCACAACGAGTACATAGTCCCATTTTACATACCTGCGTTCCTTTGGATGTTGTTCAGCCACAAAGGAAGCGCAAAAGTGATACTGAATCTAGTTTACCTTGTAAAAAACTTAATCCAGAGGACAAATCCCATTCGATGtaagtataatttaaaaaaaagcatTGAGAAATGCAATTTGAATTCAAAAGGAAATAGCTTGTGGTACATGAGTTTTTTTATTTGCAGGATTGTTAAGAAATTGGATGATAAAAGTAAACATATGAGATGTGTTATTCCAACGAAAGATAATCCTCCGCCAGAAATGAGTAATTGGCTTCTTCAGTTTCAGGTATAAGAAACTTAAGTAGTTTGAtcaaaaaaattcttttttcttttttttaattgtttaaacACTAAAGATATTGCTTCTAACTTCAGAGATGGTCAAATGCAGAGAGAATGCTTGCTATAGATGAATTAATTGAACGGTGTGAACCAACACAGGTACGACATATGATGCAGGTTATTGAACCTCAATTTCAAAGGGACTTTATATCGTTGTTGCCAAAAGAGTTGGCTTTGTCGGTATTAGCTTTCCTAGAACCCAGGGATCTCTTACGTGCCGCTCAAACATGCCGTAATTGGCGATTTCTTGCGGACGATAATCTACTATGGAAAGAGAAATGCAGAGCAGCTGGTATAGAAGATTTGAAGGATCTGCCTCAAGTAAAACGTAAAAATGGTAGAAATTCCGGTAATTGTTCATCCCCATGGAAACAGGCATATATGAGAcaacataatataaaaatgaattggAGAACGAAACCTATTCGTACACCAAAGGTTTTAAAAGGACACGATGATCATGTCATTACTTGTCTTCAGTTCTCTGGTAATCGTATAGTAAGTGGTTCTGATGACAATACTCTTAAAGTATGGTCCGCCGTTACAGGCAAAGTAAGTTAAAGAATATAATTATGGAAATAAGATAGAAAATCCTCATATAAcatttttttgtaatttatatttctttcacAGTGTTTAAGAACATTAGTTGGACATACTGGTGGTGTATGGTCTTCTCAAATGTCCGGTACTACTGTAATTAGTGGTAGTACAGATCGTACTTTGAAAGTATGGAATGCCGAAACTGGTCTGTGCATTCATACTTTATATGGACATACATCAACGGTGAGGTGTATGCATCTACATGGTAATAAAGTAGTCAGTGGTAGTAGAGATGCGACTTTAAGGGTGTGGCAAGTGGATACTGGCGAATGTTTACACGTGCTTGTGGGCCATTTGGCAGCTGTTAGATGTGTGCAATATGATGGAAAATTAGTAGTCAGTGGAGCCTACGATTATATGGTTAAGGTTTGGAATCCGGAACGCGAGGAGTGCCTTCATACTTTACAAGGACATACAAATCGTGTTTATTCTCTCCAAGTAAGCGTTAATTAAACTGTATATACGAATTATACAAAAGTAATACATGGACTAATGcgatacaatatataatgtatgttaggttgtccgaaaagtttctttcatttcataaggtgataatagatgaacgacaatttctgttttatactattttattgaaTTGAATGTTCGTGAATAAttgaataaactaatataaaacaaaaaaacattgtgcgtctattatttccttataaaacgaaagaaacttttcgggcaatctaatattaagaaaaatatgtaatttataatattttttaaactgaTGCTGTTCacaattgaaataattatttgtaataaaattttggCTCTCTTTACATATTGTCATTTCATTGGACAAACAGTTCTACATCTACAAAACTTCAAGACATACCTTGGACAGCACTAAATTTGTTTACACATAGATATTATATATCAAGAAGTGTTAATGcactcttttctttctttcttcttattaGTTTGATGGTGTACATGTTGTTAGCGGTTCTCTGGATACAAGCATAAGAGTATGGGAAGTTGAAACTGGTGCATGTAGACATACATTAATGGGACATCAGTCGCTCACTTCTGGAATGGAATTGCGCAATAATATCTTAGTATCTGGAAATGCAGATTCAACTGTTAAAGTATGGGATATTGTTAGTGGTCACTGCCTTCAAACCTTGTCTGGTCCAAATAAGCATCAGTCTGCTGTCACTTGCCTTCAGTTCAACAGCCATTTTGTAATTACTTCATCGGATGATGGTACAGTTAAACTGTGGGATGTTAAAACTGGTGCGTTTTTCCTTACTGCATTACTGCctttctcttctttattttttcctgAATTCCTTTGACGAATTCCTAAGGTTTTTATCGTGTGTTTAGGGGATTTTATAAGAAACTTGGTCGCTCTGGAAAGCGGCGGAAGTGGTGGTGTTGTGTGGAGGATACGTGCAAGTGATACAAAACTGGTGTGTGCAGTAGGTAGCCGTAACGGAACGGAGGAGACCAAACTTCTCGTTCTCGATTTTGATGTAGAGGTAAAATAGTGCACTTTTCAGTGGATAAAACTGCCCTCTTCTACGACCTCTGTACATACTCTAACTAGGTAGCATAACCAATCTACTGTACAATGATACATGTATTACATGGTGTGATTGTGATAAGAATGTATGTCGAAAATTTGAAGAGAGATCGTAAAAAGTCAGACACTGAATCGGTAGTTGTTATAAATGATCTCCAAAGTGGTAGAACATTTAAACCGAAggcattaattatattaattatggaGTGTATTAATCGTGGTGTACAAATATGAGATTTTAAAGACTCAACAAATTACGGAGAACGAGGAGCTTATAAATGTATTACTGTATTACTGctgttataaaatttaaaagaaatcgCTAGTAATTTACATGGGAGATAGCCCACTATGAACATTAACTCCACATAACGATTTGTATGGGCGTTTAGGAAAGTATTTTTAAAttacagaaaaagaaaaatttcgtACCATATTTGTCAAGCTTATAGACAAAAAAATTGCTTAAAGAATCTCAcattttgaaaaaaaagaaacagaaaaggaagaaaaaaataaataaaagatctaaataaaaggaatgaaaagatgagagaaaaagaaaagaaaataatggtAAAAATATCCTTTGTACAATAAGTTCTTCTTTGCTGTACTTTATATAgcttatttaaattttccatttatgttaattaaattaatcatGGGAATTGTGCATAATTTATTGGATGATATAATCAATATTTAATGACTTTTTATCGAAATGAACGCTGTTGCTTTTTATTCACTTTGTTTTATTTGTATCAGTTTTTATTCTATCATCTAAATTGTTCGtacaaaattatacaaatatataaatcacGATTAATTTTTTAACTCAAAAATATGTTTTGGAGGAATCATAGCGATTTCTACtacattattaataataatgttatattacatTGGAACTTGGACCAATTTCTTATGTTACTGGTTAATTAGAATATCAGGGAACGTGTTACGTAGAGGAAAGAACTATTCATGTTTTAACTTCAggtataaaagaaaatttcagTAATTAGTTATGTTTTACACGTTACAAGGGTCCTTAAATTGTAAAACATAAAATAGAGATTTCTTAAAGATACACGCAGAATATGTtgcatctctctctctctttctctctcttttgaATCTTATAAATACAACTACATATACGTTGcaagaagaaaataatatataatttgttCATAATGTATAAAGCATACATGCAAGATGAAATTATTGtatagaaaaattttattaaacttttttttagTTATTCTATATTGTAAAACAATATAGATGTTTTGTTATTTCTATAGTCATTCTACAAATATAATTATGAAGaatgattatataaatataataatacaaaaaagtTTATGCGCTTATATCTGCTCATTGTCAAATACTTACCATTATAGTATTTGATTAATTTTCCATGCGTAACATGTTCAAAAGTCATTCGCTATTTATTGTTTGCCGATTAAACAACCAGGGTTAATCGAATATTCGTGATAGTAATTTAATTGGATtgtctatatttaaataaaagattGATTTCGACATTAGTAACAAGTCTGGTTTTGCCATGGTGCAATAATAAGAGTTGCAAATTTATCCTGTGCAATATGCACGAATCAACTGAATAACATAAAATCAGTTATCATGCAAGAATAAAcataattaaattacaaatttttccaaagtaagaaatattaagaaatatgtaataagttacaaatttatagatttttatagtaaattaattttttatacaaaCTCTATCATTACAGAAATTACATAAGCTATACAAACAGTTAATTCTGATTGACAATAAGTCTtgtaaattcaattattaatgCAAGACACGATTTATGTAaatgcaatttttattattgaaCCTAGGATATTTTAAGGATCGtgtttttatttgtatattGCTCAATAGTTTATATTTGTAATGATGTGTTATCTGTTGTATCATTTTTTataagaaatagaaaatgtTGCTGCATTTTAAATTACATGTTTTTCACCTTGTGTCTGTCCTAATGTCAATGGCTGTTACATACAAGTATTATGTTTCAATGATAGAAAAAAAAGTACACTCCGAACAAGGAACGTGTATCATCTGATTTTTCTTTTGAATTTGTTGCTTCTCGATACAATATAACCCCCCACATCTGCATTGATAAAACAACATATCTTTattattatccatttcttccaATTCATTCGcccatatttttgcatatattaaaatattttccaaatcTAATTCTTCTTGCTTTAGTATGGCATCATACTCTTCTTTCAACTTTGGATCGCGCAGAACATGCCAAGCTTTTAACacatattgaaattttatactATCATTTGCATCAGTTGCATTTTTATCTGGATGAAACTTCAAAGCTAATGCACGATATGCACATTTTATGTCTTCAAATGTTGATTCCTTGGTACAACCAAGtatatcataataattcattaaatcCATCATTTCGGATTATAGCGTCACATATGTATGCACATAAGACATCATCATTGCTGGAGACAATCAAGTACAAAGGACAAATATGAGTAGATTACATAACCTAAAAACATTAAGTTACTTACTTGTCTTCAAGACGATAATCTCAAATAATATTTATGTTTTGTTAAttctatgtacatatataaaggTTATTCACTTAGATCAAAACCTGCGCTGGCGAGACTTAGGAAATGGCCACATACATGTACACTTCATACCACGATCATATACAAGTCTGGAAACTCCGGGATGGGGATAAAGCTCTTAGTAACCGGATGATATTGGTTGATTTGTCTGCAGCAAAGCGCTTCAATTGAAAAGGTAGGATTCGTAGTCATCATGTAAAAATAGTCCGGACCTTATTGTTTctgtctctttttctctttccttaaTGATGTCGTAAACTGCACTCATGGCGGACCAAGTACCAGCACTAATGGAAGGAAGAAACGGCGGTCTATATGATTatcttaattatattattattattttgtatctAACTATTGTCTaatgaatattatataatacaaaatcTTTCTCCTTATTAAAAATCTTTGTAAACTCTAAAATTATACAGTAATTTTgctttttcaataaaaaatttaattatattgaaATGTTTCAATCATGAATAATATTTTGATGATGacattatttacatatattatagATAGTGTTAATAGTTACACAATTTTTTTAATCctttaaaaaatatagaaaaacaaGTTTACTTTCCAATATACGCGTCAAATGTATGTGCATACGATTTATTTGGAAGCTGTAATTTTGTTAAACGTTTTTGttggaaataataatatatattttataataaaataattcataattaatatttatttaaacaacatTTTTCTATATCAAATGAAATACTGTGGATGTACATACTTACTTTAAATAGATGGTAAAAGATAGATGAAAATTAGTTTAGTTTAGTCATTGAGTATGTTTAAGGGcttattttaaatttcttaaattccTTCAATAATTTCACAGGAAGATGGCATTACATACGGAATCCTAACTTCTCAAAGCAGCGTTCTATGGTGGCCGATTTGTAAAGCACAACGCTTGACATTAGTAATCTTACCCCTTCCACTGTAGTTTCCAAACATGTGTATAAGACTGTACTTCGTAAACTTATTATTCCAATCAAAACATGATACGCGCTATCTATAAGTTGCGGCTAGAACTAGAATTAGTTATAGACAAGAACATAGCGGGAGTTTGGTGTCATTGGTCATTATGACACATGTTTACTCGTAAAATCTGTCTACAATCGGGGTATAAGCTAGAATAAACCCATAACctttaaattgaataaaaaaaaaaaaaatatacgaacaATGTCACTACTTGCATTTTTACAAACATCATGACCTCTTTCTACTTCGTTcggtattttccatttttaaccattttgacattttcttttacgttgtaatttaaaatttgttaacTTTGTACAAATTGATTGCTACAGAGAGGAAATTTCCTCTCCGATTGTTATTATCTGACTGATCGATCTGCtataaatttgtcaagaatGGAAAACAAAGAAGCAAGTGAGATATAGCAAGTCGcattatgaaatttatttagaaGTTATTCACACAgctaaattttaaaatatttaaatgcaccctggtatgtcaCCAATGAAGCAGTACAttgcgacctcaagatacccacagtcaaagaagaaatatcaaaatatagcAATAGATATAGCAAAAGAGTCATCAAACATCGAAACCctctaattactaaattacttaacacgtcggatcagatccgcaggctaaaaaaCACTACCCGTTAGACCTAAGCACAAGATTTAAGTAGATATTTACATTAAgcaatatttacttatttataataattatttataaattatacttttctataataagtattaacttattataaataattagccatgtcCCTGCGCCACGTCAGAGTaaattacttataattctcaatgcgagaattgatagtaaaataaaaagtaaataaaaaagaacttCTATCGTTTGAAAAAAAGATTGTTCTTTGAGCAAAGTATTTTCACTGACTTATCAGATACAATTTTGCGATCGCTATACCGAGTGATCCTACATAAAAACTCTGTTAATTTTGAGATGATGTGAATGATGGTGTGATTTTGAGATCTTGATGAGAATACTCATCGAGATAATATGTTGTAAGTATATGTTATTTATTgcattatttgttttatatatatataagaaattaACAAGGCACTTTTGTGTCTATTATACTCATTTTATACAAATTCCGTCGAAAAAGTGGCACAGTATCCGAAATTCATAAATATGCTCCTGACTTAGTTATTTTCGTTGAACAAAGTATAGCCAGcacaaaatttttttaaataaacgaaTTTGTCCCTTCAAATGGATATGagctatttctattattttatggaATTGATCGCTGGAAACATTTTCCGATGTTTATGATATGTCCCGGCAATCACACAATGATTGATAAataaagaagggaaaaataattttttgcaactaggaagaagaaaaataaagtttctatattttttactttattgCTATGAGATTGTTTTAATTGGATTGTTGAGATTCTTACGATCAAAATGATACTGAATAtgacaatatttaaaataaattctattttttaaacTTGTGGTAAATTGTatcttacttgtttctcattcTTGATACATAATAAAACAATCCAAAATCGGATAATAGCGGTTAATTTgtacaaaataattattaacaaattttaaacACAACTTGCAACGTAGAAGAAAATGTCCGAGTTGTAAAGAATACCGAAGGAAGTAGAAAAAGTGTCATGATGTTTTTAAAAATGTGAATAGTAacattatacatatttttttcaaGTAAAAATCATGCGCTATAGTGGTCAGTGATACCAAACTCCCTCTGCGTTCTCttctataattaattatagTTTTAACAACAACGTGTTTGATTGTTAATAAGCGTACATGTGACCATGTTGTCATTTTTGAAGGTTCCAAGTTATGTTGATGATACTGTACATACATATGCACTTATGCACATATACATGTATGCACTTATATACATACGGTTTAGTGCACGCTAAAGAGAATAAGAGATTTTATCAATAAGACccaattgaaatgaaagcttagataaattgtgtaattattatttaaattcaatttttagCGATATATATATAAGCAATTTCGctgaaattataatatttttatacatttacttGGCACCAATATTGcactttataattttttaaatataaataccttgatttttataagttatataaatgtagtttatttgttttaataaaataccATTTTCGATAAAATGCTTTACAATTAATCATTTACCTACTAAATTGAAAGTATGATTACTGTTCATATGTGTACATCGAAAGTATTTgaaaatatgtacataaataattgatttttaaataatttgaaaatcaagagataaaaaatagtaaaaaaataatttgtttggTAATAAGTAGAGCCTTATTTCACTTAaggataaatttaataaaattaatatttaataggaAACTAACCATTTTTCGTCTTATTTGCGttaattgtaaaaattataCTTGAAAACTCAACATAAAACTTTAGTTtcctaaatttttatatttttattgttattttaaattaataccACTTGAGGTAAGAttaattcgaatttcattttacgtcaatgatatattcatttttatgaatctTTTTATAAGAAATCcgaaatcaatttttatattattaagtaATATGTTGCTATTAAGCTTTAAAACAAAAATACAGTCATTTTCTTTTAGATTGTTTGAAATTgcttaattttatttacaagtGTTTTGCTTAAGGACGACATTGCGAAGTAAAGTCTCGCTACAAGAATTATAAGTATCACAATGAAAATTAACATGACAAGACACCATAACATGATATTACAAAATCCTTTAATAGATATCTTATTAATTTTCTCAAAGATAATCATTGATACATATGAATCAGTGATTACGGTAAACATTAAAACCTGAAAATTGCCAACGCCTTTCCATGTTTGCTCCGATTCCGAATAAGTCCTGTTTAAAGACTTGAGGAAATCGTTGCATCAGTGCTTCTACTTCATTGGGTTTAATACCTGGTTCCAATTTTTGTAAATAGGACCATAAATAATCTACACTTGCACCAAATGGATGAATATGTAAAAAGGTTGCTATTAATCCTATAatcataaaaaatgtatttatcaaataaataatatttgaaatagtTGGAAATTCATAGAATGATTCATGGAAACTACCTATCAGCTTGGCATCCTTCTGGGTAATTTGTACGAAGTTAGACGTTAAGACTAATTGCTTTGGAGTTCGGGGCTCCTCACTGACGTCATCATCTTtatctaacgttataatctCGCTCTCACGAGGTTCTTCTTTTTTCGTGGCATTCAGTTTCACAGTTAAATCTTTAATTTTCTGGTCATCTTGTGCTTGCTGTTTCCTTGATTGCATCAATTGTTCCTGCATGCCTTTTAAAGTTTGTTGCAACATCTTCATTTGTTTATCCTTCGCATCTATTTCACTTTTTGTTTCGGATTTTAGCAAATCTAcctacaaaataaaataaaaatgtattcttGTTTGTTTTActgtttctctttctttataACGATTTTCTCGCATTACAACTTAAACATTAAATCAAAGTCATCACATACTTCATTTTTATATGCCTCTAATTGACACCGAAGACTATCATTCTCCTCCTTTAATACTTGTAATCTTTCAATATCATCATGTGCATCCGATTGATTGCGTGTTTTTTTGCGTTGTGGTTCCTCTTCTGAGTCAGAAACTTCCATTTCTCCTTCACCTTCCATTAGAGATTCTTCCAGTTGTACTGCTTTAATCTCCTATTGCAATGAAAAATCATCACTGAGTTCATCCCTATTCAAATTTATCAATAAAGACAACATCAAAAAACATgcctatacatacatatgtatgtgtgtgtgtgtatatatatagatatatatatttatatatatgtacacatacatatgtatgtatatatctgtttttttttttaatatcactATAGGTAAAAAGTTGATAGAATGTAGTTTTAACTTTAACCATTTCTCATAATCTAATGTATTTCAAAAAATGCATTTCTATAATGTAAAAGTCAGTTTAAATATTATGCATATAAGATAATTCTTATAATGGATGACGACAGTTTActtcttaaataaaaattgatgTTTTCAGAAATCACCCAAAAGATGCTTACCtgaataaaatttcatagaaTAGTTTACATAAATAAAGAAGTAAACAAACTAAAGAACAAACTAATAAGGAAACAAGTATAGTAAGGCATATATGATATGCCTTTGTGTATACGTGTGTAAGGGTTGTATGTGTCTCGATCAAGCATACCTAtctttaaaatacaaaaatgaatagATTTATTTCTTAACTATATATCTATGTCCTTGTTCTCACATTTTCATTTGTATTAGCGTAAGATGAGAAATCCGcttaataaaagtgaaaattatattttagatTAGAAATTGTTGTTGGTTCGATTGTTACCTGTTTAAACTCCAGTCAATGGTACCTGGCCAATTCAAATGAAAAAGTCTATTCTTTACCTTTCATGTTCCATAATTCCCAAAAAGTTTAAACATCAATTATACATTGTTTGTATAGAGTATGTCTGACAAGACGCAACAAAGTCATTCATACTCTTTGATCACTACTTACCTTCCTTTTTGAAAAAATGTGTTTGCAAAACGCGTGTGCCTGGCGTATGGATGAACGTGCATTCGCATAAAGAAGCGCTTTGTGACTCGTAAGACTTTGTCGATGATTACTGTTGTCTAATTGTAAAAAAAGTAACATACTGGACACGGGCTACTAACATGGGAATGCAAATACATACCGAGGATTGTTTCTTCCACATTTCGATGTTCTTCCGTTGAGCCTTTGTGAAGTGATCCCAGACCTTCTTGTGGCTGGCCGCAGTAAAGACGCGTTCAATCTGACTGACTGTTGATGACATGGTCGCATGTTGCATACAAAAACACAACAAATCTTCTGTTGTATACCCTGCTTTAAACTCTACATTCGTGTTGATCTAATACGTAACTCTCGTTAAAATCATCTAGTGTATATACGCGTGTGTCATGTAATTTATACACATTTTTAACATATTCTTTGCAATATTCAGTCACAGTATCGCAAGTGTTATCTGTACCCCCTTCaacaatttttctatatcttttaaattcgaacgtttcttttcaaaatatatttgtgattttaatgttatttgaatatttattatctCTCACTTTTTTTGTCTTTAGAAAAATCTTCTATATAGCAAATAAAGCAATAGAAAATAATCATGGAATTACTTATCCAAgtataatattttcaaaaacTGCTTTCACCGTCGATCAGGGATCCTTATCAGAGGTGTTGCAATTCGGCTGCCAATCAGTCTTTTCAATGGATCACGATTAGTGCTTGTT
This portion of the Bombus affinis isolate iyBomAffi1 chromosome 1, iyBomAffi1.2, whole genome shotgun sequence genome encodes:
- the LOC126918599 gene encoding F-box/WD repeat-containing protein 7 isoform X2; translated protein: MHSLLAQDEESEDYGEDAEEDEDDSSEEESEISDTGIFCDAECEPDLGSNTCSLSSSQPQSFSQRVHSPILHTCVPLDVVQPQRKRKSDTESSLPCKKLNPEDKSHSMIVKKLDDKSKHMRCVIPTKDNPPPEMSNWLLQFQRWSNAERMLAIDELIERCEPTQVRHMMQVIEPQFQRDFISLLPKELALSVLAFLEPRDLLRAAQTCRNWRFLADDNLLWKEKCRAAGIEDLKDLPQVKRKNGRNSGNCSSPWKQAYMRQHNIKMNWRTKPIRTPKVLKGHDDHVITCLQFSGNRIVSGSDDNTLKVWSAVTGKCLRTLVGHTGGVWSSQMSGTTVISGSTDRTLKVWNAETGLCIHTLYGHTSTVRCMHLHGNKVVSGSRDATLRVWQVDTGECLHVLVGHLAAVRCVQYDGKLVVSGAYDYMVKVWNPEREECLHTLQGHTNRVYSLQFDGVHVVSGSLDTSIRVWEVETGACRHTLMGHQSLTSGMELRNNILVSGNADSTVKVWDIVSGHCLQTLSGPNKHQSAVTCLQFNSHFVITSSDDGTVKLWDVKTGDFIRNLVALESGGSGGVVWRIRASDTKLVCAVGSRNGTEETKLLVLDFDVEVK
- the LOC126918599 gene encoding F-box/WD repeat-containing protein 7 isoform X1, which codes for MSVPSSSSNKINDNKPGGTSPSPIEGIEGVPGPSSLEPMHSLLAQDEESEDYGEDAEEDEDDSSEEESEISDTGIFCDAECEPDLGSNTCSLSSSQPQSFSQRVHSPILHTCVPLDVVQPQRKRKSDTESSLPCKKLNPEDKSHSMIVKKLDDKSKHMRCVIPTKDNPPPEMSNWLLQFQRWSNAERMLAIDELIERCEPTQVRHMMQVIEPQFQRDFISLLPKELALSVLAFLEPRDLLRAAQTCRNWRFLADDNLLWKEKCRAAGIEDLKDLPQVKRKNGRNSGNCSSPWKQAYMRQHNIKMNWRTKPIRTPKVLKGHDDHVITCLQFSGNRIVSGSDDNTLKVWSAVTGKCLRTLVGHTGGVWSSQMSGTTVISGSTDRTLKVWNAETGLCIHTLYGHTSTVRCMHLHGNKVVSGSRDATLRVWQVDTGECLHVLVGHLAAVRCVQYDGKLVVSGAYDYMVKVWNPEREECLHTLQGHTNRVYSLQFDGVHVVSGSLDTSIRVWEVETGACRHTLMGHQSLTSGMELRNNILVSGNADSTVKVWDIVSGHCLQTLSGPNKHQSAVTCLQFNSHFVITSSDDGTVKLWDVKTGDFIRNLVALESGGSGGVVWRIRASDTKLVCAVGSRNGTEETKLLVLDFDVEVK
- the LOC126918667 gene encoding dnaJ homolog subfamily C member 24-like, which encodes MMDLMNYYDILGCTKESTFEDIKCAYRALALKFHPDKNATDANDSIKFQYVLKAWHVLRDPKLKEEYDAILKQEELDLENILIYAKIWANELEEMDNNKDMLFYQCRCGGLYCIEKQQIQKKNQMIHVPCSECTFFSIIET